GCGCGGGCGGCGGCCTGGGCACCAGCCTTCTGGCCCGTTACCTTGAAGATGGAGTACACGCCGTTTTCGGCGTAGGGGCCATATACCTGGCCAACCGTGAGGGGCAGCTGCTGACGCAGTTTCTCGGGCATGTCGGCCGGCGACACGTAGGCCGAGCTGTAGGGGTGCTCGGGGTCGGTGTTCAGCTTGGCAAACAGCGAGTCGTTGGGAGCGGTGCGGAACTGGGCAGCCAGCTCATCCACCGACTTGCGCACCTGGGCGCTGTCTTCCACCGAAGCCGTTACCGGAATGGTCACGTACTCGATGCTGCGGCCGTCTTCTACTTTGTAGCGGGCCTTGTTCTTGTCGAGGTAGGCTTGCAGCTGGTCGTCGGTCACTTTCACGGCCGAATCCGAAATCGAGAAGTAGGGCACGAACAGGTAGCGGATGCTGGCGCGGGTGTTCTGGGTTTCGTTGTACTGCTTGGCTTCGGCCGTCGTGACGTAGGTCGAAAGCTTGAGCAGGTTGTTGTACTTGTTGCCCATGCGCTCAGCGGGCAGGTTGGCTTCGAAGTTGCGCCAGGCGTCCTGGGCCTGGGGGGGCAGCTTGTCGAGGTTGCGCAGGTACTCAATCACCTTGGCGCGGTCGAACTGGCCGGTCTGCTGGTCGGTGAAAGCCTGGCGGATGCTGGGGTGAATGTTTTTGCCCTGCACCATGTCAGTCAGCTCGTCATCCGAAACGGTGAGGCCGAGCTTTTCGAACTCCTTCGAGAAGGCAATGCGGTAAATCGTCTGGTTCCAGGCCTGGTCGCGCAGGTAGCCCATCGTGGCTTCGTCGGGCTGGCGGCCCTGCTGCTGAATAAAGTTTTGCTTGGCCTGCTCCAGGGCGGCCTGGAATTGCTCGTAGTCTACTTTTTCGCCGGCTATTTCGCCTACCGAATTCTCATTACGGTTAAACAGACGGTTTTTACCGCCTATCAGGTCTCCCCCGACGATAAAGAGCAGCAAACCGATGGCAACGATGCCAACAGCCCAGCTCGATTTTTCTCGGATCGTGTTAATTAATGCCATTTACTTGAAAAAAAGCGCGGTAAAAGAGTAGAAAGAGTCGCAAAATAACCAGAATCCGCCGGACATTCAAAGCTAACCGAAAGCAAGACCGCCCGAAGGGTACTTCGGGCGGACAAGTTTCAGGGTTAAAGCTACTTTCGGGGCTTCTTGCGCGGCTGGGGTTTGCCAAGTTTGGCCGGCGTTTTGGGCAGGGGCCGGGGCGCGTTTTTGGGGTCGGCCAGGAAGCGGGCTTCCTTTTCCCGCTGCTTGAGGTAGCGGTAATACATGATGCAGCCCAGCGAAAGCATGAACAGCCAGTAGTTGCGCTGCAGGCTTTCGGCCGGCACCTTGGGGTTGTTTTCCACCAGGGTCTGGTACACGCCGATAACAAACGTGACGACACCCAGCGAAAAGAGAATCGTGCGCCCCATAGACTGGTCGATGCGCATAGCAGGTTGGGTTATTGGGCCGGAGTTTCCGGGTTGATGGTAAACACGCCGGTGGGCTTCAGGATGCTGTAGCGCGAAAAGTCCTGGTTGGCCGTCAGGCCGTTGCCGGTCAGGATTTCAGTCTGAGTTTCGACCCGCACGAAGGTGGCCGGCTTGGTGTAGATGATGGCCTTGAGCCGGTCGTAAAACAGCTCTTCGGTGTTCATCTTCTGCTGCTTAATCTGGTTGGCCACGCGCACGTCGCCGCGCACCACATACAGGTTCTTGGCCTTGTCGTACTTGGCGTAGTTGCCCTGCAGGGTGTTGATGACCGTGCGGCCACCTTCGCCGTAGAAGCTCACCTTCACGCCTTTGGGGTAAATCTGGTCCCCGGTTTCGAAGGTTTGCTCCACGGGGGCCGTCAGCCGGATCTGGAGCTTGGCCGAGTCGCTGAGCAGGGTCAGGACGTTGGTGGTTTCGGCGGCCGGGCCGGTGTAGACCACCTTCTTCTTGGTCACCTCCGCCTCCTTTTCCTGGCAGCTCCAACTGCTGCCGGCTATTAGCAGGGTGCCCCAAAGCAACCAACTCACGCGTTGTGCAGGCATAGCGAAATGGGCCTTACTCAATCCGGCGTTTGATAAACCAACGGTTGTTCAGCGTCACGCCCAGCTGGGCGCGCAGGTAGCTTTCCTTCACGTTGCTGATCTGGCGGGAGGTGCCGCCTTCCACCAGCGTGCTGGCGTCGGTGTTGCCGCGCTGCCCGTAGGTGAAGGCCAGGCTGACCACGGTAGCATCGAGCGGGGTGGCCGAGGGCATGGGGAAAGCAAAACCCCAGCTGACGGCCCGGTCGTAGAGGGCCTTGCCATCGGGGCGGTAGGGCATCTGGGCCACGCTCAGGCCCGCCCGGTAACTGATGCGTTTGAAGTAGTTGTCCACCGACGTAGCGTCGGGCGTGTACTCGCCGCCCAGGCCCAGGCGCAGGGTGTTGTCGAGCGGAATGGTGGCGCCGATGCCGCTAAAGCCTTTGTATTTCGACCACTGCTGCTGGGCCACGTCGAGGCTGGCGCTCCAGTTCTTGTTGTTATCGAAGCTGACGCCGATCTGGGCCAGGGCCGGCAGGTTGGCGGCGCCTTTCTGGTCTTTGGCCAGCGTTATCTGCTCCAGCACCAGCCCGTTCACGTCCGAGCGGTTCAGCGTGGTGGTGCGGGTGCCGCTCAGGCTGGTTTTGAAGCTGTAGACGCCGCCGATGTTGTAGTTCAGTTTGTCGCTGGCCTTGCCGCGGTAGTGCACGCCGCCCCGGAACGAGAAGTCGGAGTAGTGCACCTGGTCGTTGAGGGTCGACTTGGTGATGTCGGCGGTGCTGGTAACGCCGGCGGGCACCACCGTAGAGCCCACCGATTCGTCGGTAGTGCCAAACACGTAGGCAGCCGACACCCCCACAGACAAGCCCTTGCTTAGACGGAAGGCGTGGGTCATGTAGGCCTCCGAAATTTCCCCCTCCCCTTTCTGCTGCACGATCTGGGTGCTGTTGGGGTCATTGACAATCGGCGCCGCGGTGTTCGATTCGTAATCGACCGAGGTTAGCGGGTGCAGGCCAATGGAAGCAGCCCAGCTTTTGGAGATGGGCAAGCTCAGGGCCAGGTAGCCCAGGTTGCCGCTGCCGGTCTTGTTCGAGGAAGTGGCGTTGCGCAGGGTTTTGTACTGCCCGTTGAAGCCGGCTTCGTAGGTCGTGCGGCTGGTGTAGTACACCAGCGCCGGGTTCAGGTCATTCACGTTGACGCTGTTGGGCGCTGCTACGCCCACGCCGCCCATGCCCATCTGGCGCACGCCGCCCAGGTTGGGGACGTAGTCGCCCAGCCCTAAGCGCGAATAGGGAGAGTTGCCCAGGCCTTGACCGTGGACGTTGGGGGCGGCCATCAGGCCCAGTACTACCAGCCCTACGCAGCCAGCCGATTTAGTTTTCAACATTATGCACCAGTATTCGGTGAAGCCCAATGAGCACGAGCTCCGGAATGACAAAGATACGGCCTTTCAGCCGTGGTTGAAAAAAGCCGGCGTCGCCCCCGGCCAGTACTACTTGCAGCCCGGGGTGTTGCGCCCGGTATGCCTCAATAAACCCGTTCACTTCGGCCACGGCTCCGTTCAGCACGCCGCTACGGATAGCGGCCTGGGTGTCGGTGCCGGTCAGGGGCAGCGGCGCGGCCGGGTCGGTGGGCATGGCTACCAACGGCAGCCGGCCGGTAAACGTGTGCAGGGCCTCAAACCGCAGCCGCAGCCCCGGCGCGATGCTGCCGCCCCGGAACGTGTGCCCGTCTTCCACCCAGTCGCACTTGATGGCCGTGCCCGCGTCGATAATCAGCGTGCTGCGCGTGGGCCAGAGCCAGGCCGCTCCTACCGCCGCCGCCAGCCGGTCGGCCCCCAGCGTGTGGGGCGTCGCGTAGGCATTGCGGATCGGAAGCGGCGTCGTGGCCGGCCCAAACTCCAGCACCCGCCCACTTACCTGCTGCTGCCACTGCGCCACCCAGCCGGCCGTAGCTTCGGCCACCGAGCTAACGATGACGTGCCGGGGCCGCAGCCGTTCCAGCACTTCACTCACCTGATCCACGCCAGCCACCACGGCGGTTTCCAGCAATACGTCCCCGTCGAAGCAGCCGTATTTCACGGCGGTGTTGCCAATATCGAGGGCTAGGGTACGCATGGAATAAGGAAAGAAAAGCCGCCAACCGGCGCGGCCGTAAACCAAACAGGCTGGCTGTATGAGTCAACAGCCAGCCTGCAGGTTGCTTGGTTACAGGAAATACTTGAGACGAATGACTTCCTTTTCGGTCAGGAAGCGCCATTTGCCGCGGGGCAGGTCCTTCTTGGTGAGGCCGGCGTACTGCACCCGGTCTAGGGTCACAACTTCGTAGCCCAGGTGCTCGAAGATGCGGCGCACGATACGGTTGCGGCCCAGGTGCAGCTCAATGCCCACGAAGTGCGGGTTGCCGGCCACCACGGCCACGTCGTCTACGTCGGCCTTGCCATCTTCCAGCTCCAGACCAGCGGCAATTTTGCCCAGGTCTTCTTCCGTCAGCGGCTTGTTCAGCTCGACCTGGTAGATTTTCTTGTTCTTGTGCGAGGGGTGCGACAGTTTCTGCGCCACTTCCCCATCGTTGGTGAACAGCAGCAAGCCCGTGGTGTTCCGGTCGAGGCGACCCACCGGGAAGATCCGCTCCCGCGACGCCGAAGCCACCAGCTCCATTACCGTGCGGCGGCCTTCGGGGTCGTCGGTCGTCGTCAGGAAATCCTTGGGCTTGTTGAGCAGCACGTACACGTGCTTTTCGCGCTTCAGATTGGTCTTGCCGTACTGCACCGTGTCGGTAGGCTGCACCTGGTAGCCCATTTCCGTTACCACTTCACCATTCACCTTGATTTCACCGGCCGCAATCAGCGCATCGGCTTCCCGGCGCGAGCAAATGCCCGCGTTGGCGATGTAGCGGTTCAGGCGCGTGGTGTCGGCGTGCGAGTCGTCTTCGTCGCGGCGGCGCTTGTTGCCGCGCGTCTTGTCTTCCTCGTAGTGCCGCAGGTTTTTGTACTCGGGTGCTTCGCCGGCTACTTCGCCGCGCTTAGGCTTGTCGGCCCGGTTGTCGAAAGCGGGCCGCACGGGGCGCTCCGAGCGTTCCGGCCGCTCGCTCCGCTCCCCGTAGGGGCGGGCCTCGCGCTTGTCGCCGTACGCGGGCTTGTCGCCAAACGTGCGGGGCTTATCGTCGCGGCGGTTCTTGTCGCCGTAGGGCTTGCTGCCAAAGCTGGGCCGCTCGCCGAAGCTGCGGTTGCCAAAGCTGCTGTCGCGGCGCTCCGGCGCACTGCGCCGCTCGTCCCGGTCGAAGCCGCCCTCGCGCCGCTCGGTGCGGGGCTTTTCTTCCCGGTTGAAGCCTTCGGGCACCCCGCGGAAATCGAAGGGGCGGGCTGGCCGGATAGCCCGGTTCGGGCCCGTGTCGCCGTCGCGCTCCTCGCGGCGGAAATCAACCGGCGGCTCAGGCATGCTGGGCTTGGGCTGGGCAAAGGGATTTACCTTATTGAACTTCCGGTTCCGCTCCCCGGCACCGCCACGGGGCACCGCCGGCTTGCCTTCCTGCCGATACGGCTGGCCGGGCCAGTTGGCTTTCGGGTTGTAGGGCTGCACCGGGCGCTCATCGCGCCGCTCTTCGTTGCGGCCCTCAAAACGGCGGGAACCGCCCCGGTCATTGTCGCGGCCGAACAAGCGGCGGTCGTCGCCGGCGTCGCGGCGCGGGCCACCGAAGCCCCCGCGGCTGCCGGAACCTTCGTTGCGGCCGTAGCCGCCAGAGCCGCCGGGCGAGTTGCCAAACTTACGGGGGCCGCCTTCGCTGCCGCCGAAGCGTGAGCCCCCACCCGAGTTGGGGCGGCCTTCGCTGCGGCCATAAGATGGGCGCGCGGAAAAGTCGCGGCCCCCGGCGTCGTTGCCGGAGCGGTTGCCGCCGAACCCACCTTCGCCGGGGCGGGAAGTGAATTTGCGCGGGCCACCGCTGTTGCCAAAGTTGCCGGAGGGACGGTCGCCGGGGCGACCCCGCCGGGCGGAGTTGTCGTCGTTATGTTTCTTGCCCATGGTTGCAAGTATAAGTGCCGTATCGCTACGGTACGAGGTGAAAATAAATCAGGAGGAAAGAGGCTAACGAAGTAGCCCCGAAAACAGTGCCCGGACCAGCGGCGCGGATGATGAAGGCCGCCTGCCGCTGGTCCGGGCAAAGAAGGGTAGATGTGCAGCGCTGCTAGTCGCGACGCGCCATTTTGGCTTCGATGGAGTGCTGAGTGTGGGGCACAGCGCGCAGCCGCTCTTTGGGAATCAGCTTGCCCGTGCCAATGCAGACGCCGTAGGTACCGTTCTTGATGCGGACCAAGGCATTTTCGAGCTGCTGGATGAACTTCATCTGACGCGAGGCCAACTGGTTCATGCTTTCCTTCTCGGCCGTGTCGGCGCCATCTTCCAGCACTTTGGCCGAGGAAGCGGTGTTGTCGGTGCCCGAGTCGTTTTTGCGGCTCAGGGTTTCTTTGATGAATGCTACTTCCTTGCGGGCTGCGTTGAGTTTATCTTGGATGATTTCCGCAAACTCAGCCAGTTCTTCCCTGGAATAGCGTAGGTTTTCTTCACTCATGGGGGTACAGGGAGAGGTTAGTTAATTGAATATTACGTTTTTACCAAGCAAGGTCTTAGCAAAATCCCGGCATATTTGGCTTTTTAACAGCAGCTCTTTCAAATAAGTTTGCTGTTTGGCCTCCCACAGAGGTTGGGTTCCGGTTTCGGCGTATTCCCGCGCTATTTGGCCGCAAAGCTACGCTTTTGTCCGATAATCAGCCAGCTACGGTTTTTCTTTGCTCCCAGCTCAACACTAGCCAGCCTCAAAAGCCCAGCATGTGAATAGCGGCGGCGGCAGCTTCCACGCCTTTGTTGCCGTGCTTGCCCCCGGCCCGGTCCTGGGCCTGCTCCAGAGTGTTGGTGGTCACCAGCCCGAAAATAACGGGTTTGTTGAACTTCAGCCCGACGGTAGTCAGGCCCTGGGCCACGGCGTGGTTGATGTAGTCGTCGTGCTTGGTGTCGCCCCGGATAACGACCCCCAGGCAGATAACGGCGTCGATTTCCTCGTGCTGGGCCAGGAACTGGGCGCCCAGCGTCAGCTCGAAGCTGCCGGGTACGGTGTTGCGGTAGATGTTCTCTTCCTTGGCTCCGTGCTTAATCAGGGTGTCGAAAGCGCCCTGGGCCAGCACGTCGGTGATGTCGCGGTTCCACTCGGCGACGACGAGGCCAAAGCGCTTCTCGGAAATATCGACAAAGGTAGAAGCGGTATAGTCGCTCAGGTTTTTCAGGGAAGTCGCCATTAGCTGTCTTCGTTAGGGTGGTCGGGGTTGCTATAAAACAAAGCTGCGCCCTCCTTGCGGAAAAGCGCAGCTGTTAACTCGTTGGCCGCCGGGAAGCTTACTTGCCCGCCAGTCCTTCGGCGCGGGCCTTGAACTGCTTGGCTTCGTTTACTTCCTGGGCGTTCTGGTAGTCGTTCAGGATTTTGTCGTACGCCTTAATGGCGCCTTCGTAGTCCTTGGCCAGTTCGCGGGCCGTGGCTTCTTTCAGCAGGTAGCCGGGCGAGAAGTACTCGTTGGCGTTGTAGTTGGCGGCCTTGTTGTAGAGGTCGGCTGCTTCCTTGTACTTGTTCAGCTCCAGGTTAGCATCACCCAGCAGCGCGTACGCCCGGGCCTGCACCAGCAGATCATCCGAGCTGAAGTCTTCCAGGTAGTCGATGGCCGCCTGGTACTGCCCCTGCTTCAGGGCGCCCACGCCGGCGTAGAAGTTGGCCAGGTTGCCGGCCTTCGTGCCGCTGTATTCCGAGGCAATGGCTTCCAGGCCGTCATACTGACCGTCGCCTTTCATGGCTTTCTTCAGGGAGTCAGCCTCCCAGTAGTCTACTGCCTGGAACATGGCCGCCTGGGCTTTCTCATCCTGCGACGAGCGCCAGGTGTAATACCCGAAGGCACCCACTACGGCTACTACCAGCACCGTCAGCAAGCCCAGCAGGATACCTTTCTTACGACGCAGGAAATCCTCCGTGTCAGCGAGGCGGGCTGCCAAAGCATCTGGGTCTTCCAGCAAAGGATGCTCAGTTACCAGGTCGCCTTCAATCGGCTGGTTCGGGTCCGCCGGGACCTGGGTCGGCTGCGGACGGTTCTGCGGGCTATTGCGCGTGTAGGGAATCTTAGACATTACTGGGCTTTCAAAAAGGGCGGCCGGGCAGCCGGGTAAAACTCCGCAAAGACGTTAGTCGCGGATATAAGGATAGTCCTGCTGCACGTAGACGTCTTTGTACAGCTCGTCGGCAGTGGGGAACGGCGAGTTCTCAGCAAACTCCACCGACTCCAGCACCTGCGCCTTGATCTTCTCGTCGATGGCCGTCAGCTGCTCTTCCGTCGCCATGTTGTGGGTCAGGATGGTGTGCCGCACCGACTCGATAGCATCACGCGAACGGTAGTCTTCCAGTTCCTCCTTGGTGCGATATTTTGCCGGGTCGCTCATCGAGTGCCCTTTGTAGCGGTAGGTTTTGAACTCCAGGAAGGTGGGGCCTTCACCGGCGCGGGCCCGCTCGGCGGCGCGAGCTACGGCATCGTGAATGTCTTCGACGTTCATGCCGTTCACCGGCTCCGACGGCATGTCGTAGCCGCGGCCGATGTGGTAGAGCTCCGTCACGTTCGAGGTGCGCTGCACCGACGTACCCATAGCGTAGCCGTTGTTTTCCACTACGAAGATGACGGGCAGCTTCCACAGCATGGCCATGTTGAAGGCCTCGTGCAGGGCACCCTGGCGCACGGCGCCATCACCCATGTAGCAGATGCAGAGCTTGCCGGTCTTGTTATACTTTTCGGCGAAAGCCAGGCCGGCACCCATCGGCACCTGCCCGCCCACGATGCCGTGGCCACCAACGAAGTTTACTTCCTTGTCGAACATGTGCATCGAGCCACCCTTGCCTTTCGAGCAGCCGGTAGCCTTGGCATACAGCTCAGCCATGATGGCGTTGGGCGACGTGCCCAGGGCCAGCGGGTGAGCATGGTCGCGGTACGCGGTAATCCACTTGTCACCTTTTTCCAGGGCCGATACGGCGCCGGCTACGCAGGCTTCCTGCCCGATGTAGAGGTGGCAGAAACCTTTAATCTTCTGTTGACCGTAGAGCTGACCAGCCTTCTCCTCAAACTTGCGCATGAGCTGCATCTGCTCGTACCAGGTCAGGTAAGTCTCCTTAGAGAATTGGGGCTCGGCGGGCGACGTGGCACGGGGAGCGTTTGCTTCCGGCTGCTGGTCGTTGGCCGGGGGCAATACCGGATCAGGCTGCTTCACCGTTTCGGTGGCACTGTTCGCTTTAGGGGTAGCCTTCTTGCTCGACGATTTTTTCGCCGAATTGGAAGCGCTTGGGGTAGCCTTTACTTTCGTCTCCGCCATCGTACTCTCGGTTGTTCGCGTTTGGGATGCGAAAGTACGTAAAAGGATTGCAATTCCGAACCCGAATGATTCTTGAAACTCTACATCTGCTGTTCTTCAAAAACTACGATGAGGCGACGCTCCAGCTCTCGCCCCATATCAACTGTTTTATAGGAGATAACGGCAGCGGGAAGACCAACCTGCTCGACGCCATTCATTACCTGGCGCTGACCAAGAGCGCCTTCACCAGCTCGGATGCGCAGAGCATAAAACAAGGAGAGGAATTCTTCGTGGTGAAAGGCCGGTTTTGCACCCCGCCCGACGACGTGCGCGAAACTATTCAGTGCAGCCTGCGGGCCGGGCAGAAGAAAGCCGTGACTCGTAACAAGCAAGCCTACGAGCGTATCTCCGACCACATCGGCCGCTTCCCGGTCGTGCTCATTTCGCCCTACGATACCGACCTGAT
This window of the Hymenobacter aquaticus genome carries:
- a CDS encoding OmpP1/FadL family transporter, whose amino-acid sequence is MLKTKSAGCVGLVVLGLMAAPNVHGQGLGNSPYSRLGLGDYVPNLGGVRQMGMGGVGVAAPNSVNVNDLNPALVYYTSRTTYEAGFNGQYKTLRNATSSNKTGSGNLGYLALSLPISKSWAASIGLHPLTSVDYESNTAAPIVNDPNSTQIVQQKGEGEISEAYMTHAFRLSKGLSVGVSAAYVFGTTDESVGSTVVPAGVTSTADITKSTLNDQVHYSDFSFRGGVHYRGKASDKLNYNIGGVYSFKTSLSGTRTTTLNRSDVNGLVLEQITLAKDQKGAANLPALAQIGVSFDNNKNWSASLDVAQQQWSKYKGFSGIGATIPLDNTLRLGLGGEYTPDATSVDNYFKRISYRAGLSVAQMPYRPDGKALYDRAVSWGFAFPMPSATPLDATVVSLAFTYGQRGNTDASTLVEGGTSRQISNVKESYLRAQLGVTLNNRWFIKRRIE
- the pdhA gene encoding pyruvate dehydrogenase (acetyl-transferring) E1 component subunit alpha; its protein translation is MKQPDPVLPPANDQQPEANAPRATSPAEPQFSKETYLTWYEQMQLMRKFEEKAGQLYGQQKIKGFCHLYIGQEACVAGAVSALEKGDKWITAYRDHAHPLALGTSPNAIMAELYAKATGCSKGKGGSMHMFDKEVNFVGGHGIVGGQVPMGAGLAFAEKYNKTGKLCICYMGDGAVRQGALHEAFNMAMLWKLPVIFVVENNGYAMGTSVQRTSNVTELYHIGRGYDMPSEPVNGMNVEDIHDAVARAAERARAGEGPTFLEFKTYRYKGHSMSDPAKYRTKEELEDYRSRDAIESVRHTILTHNMATEEQLTAIDEKIKAQVLESVEFAENSPFPTADELYKDVYVQQDYPYIRD
- the lptC gene encoding LPS export ABC transporter periplasmic protein LptC — its product is MSWLLWGTLLIAGSSWSCQEKEAEVTKKKVVYTGPAAETTNVLTLLSDSAKLQIRLTAPVEQTFETGDQIYPKGVKVSFYGEGGRTVINTLQGNYAKYDKAKNLYVVRGDVRVANQIKQQKMNTEELFYDRLKAIIYTKPATFVRVETQTEILTGNGLTANQDFSRYSILKPTGVFTINPETPAQ
- a CDS encoding tetratricopeptide repeat protein — protein: MSKIPYTRNSPQNRPQPTQVPADPNQPIEGDLVTEHPLLEDPDALAARLADTEDFLRRKKGILLGLLTVLVVAVVGAFGYYTWRSSQDEKAQAAMFQAVDYWEADSLKKAMKGDGQYDGLEAIASEYSGTKAGNLANFYAGVGALKQGQYQAAIDYLEDFSSDDLLVQARAYALLGDANLELNKYKEAADLYNKAANYNANEYFSPGYLLKEATARELAKDYEGAIKAYDKILNDYQNAQEVNEAKQFKARAEGLAGK
- the ribH gene encoding 6,7-dimethyl-8-ribityllumazine synthase, producing the protein MATSLKNLSDYTASTFVDISEKRFGLVVAEWNRDITDVLAQGAFDTLIKHGAKEENIYRNTVPGSFELTLGAQFLAQHEEIDAVICLGVVIRGDTKHDDYINHAVAQGLTTVGLKFNKPVIFGLVTTNTLEQAQDRAGGKHGNKGVEAAAAAIHMLGF
- a CDS encoding pseudouridine synthase encodes the protein MGKKHNDDNSARRGRPGDRPSGNFGNSGGPRKFTSRPGEGGFGGNRSGNDAGGRDFSARPSYGRSEGRPNSGGGSRFGGSEGGPRKFGNSPGGSGGYGRNEGSGSRGGFGGPRRDAGDDRRLFGRDNDRGGSRRFEGRNEERRDERPVQPYNPKANWPGQPYRQEGKPAVPRGGAGERNRKFNKVNPFAQPKPSMPEPPVDFRREERDGDTGPNRAIRPARPFDFRGVPEGFNREEKPRTERREGGFDRDERRSAPERRDSSFGNRSFGERPSFGSKPYGDKNRRDDKPRTFGDKPAYGDKREARPYGERSERPERSERPVRPAFDNRADKPKRGEVAGEAPEYKNLRHYEEDKTRGNKRRRDEDDSHADTTRLNRYIANAGICSRREADALIAAGEIKVNGEVVTEMGYQVQPTDTVQYGKTNLKREKHVYVLLNKPKDFLTTTDDPEGRRTVMELVASASRERIFPVGRLDRNTTGLLLFTNDGEVAQKLSHPSHKNKKIYQVELNKPLTEEDLGKIAAGLELEDGKADVDDVAVVAGNPHFVGIELHLGRNRIVRRIFEHLGYEVVTLDRVQYAGLTKKDLPRGKWRFLTEKEVIRLKYFL
- a CDS encoding TraR/DksA family transcriptional regulator, with product MSEENLRYSREELAEFAEIIQDKLNAARKEVAFIKETLSRKNDSGTDNTASSAKVLEDGADTAEKESMNQLASRQMKFIQQLENALVRIKNGTYGVCIGTGKLIPKERLRAVPHTQHSIEAKMARRD
- a CDS encoding type III pantothenate kinase codes for the protein MRTLALDIGNTAVKYGCFDGDVLLETAVVAGVDQVSEVLERLRPRHVIVSSVAEATAGWVAQWQQQVSGRVLEFGPATTPLPIRNAYATPHTLGADRLAAAVGAAWLWPTRSTLIIDAGTAIKCDWVEDGHTFRGGSIAPGLRLRFEALHTFTGRLPLVAMPTDPAAPLPLTGTDTQAAIRSGVLNGAVAEVNGFIEAYRAQHPGLQVVLAGGDAGFFQPRLKGRIFVIPELVLIGLHRILVHNVEN